The nucleotide window AGGACTGATTATGCCGATTCCTTTTTGATAACATGGTTGCTCCGTGATTATGGCGTTTCCGGCTACTAATTGAACTATGAGGATGAATTGCAGATTTCAGCTTTTAGTTCGTTGCCAAACGAGAATGATATTGAATGCGGTAGGGAGGCTAGCAGTTTTATCTGCTCATCTATGAGCCGTTTTTTATTCTCTGTGACATAAAAATTCATCTGGATATTCCGTTTCCGGTTCGCCATGCGCTGCCTCCATTCTTCATAAGAGTTTGAGATTATCTCAACAAACATTTTTCATTTTCGGTCAAGAGATCTGAAAATATGAAAAATCGCAAGCGGGTACTCGCTTGCTGTGCTTGTTATCAAGCCTTACCTTCTATTTTTCTCTCTACTAATACTACAATTTGGAAAGGGGAAAATGGCTATATCCGTAAGGAAAAGCAGAAAAATGCCACGACTGAAACTCCGTTGTAGAGTGATCTGTCGTGGCATTACATTGTGAATTTATTTTTGCTGAGCCATTTTCCGATATTCAATCGGCAGGAGGCCTGTACTCTTGCGAAATAATTCCGCAAACCGGCTAGAAGTAGAGTAACCGATCATTTCCGCAATCTGTCCCATTGTGAAATCCGTATCGATCAGCAAATGCTCTGCCTGGCTCATGCGGCGCTGTTGAATGTACTCTGTGATCGTGCAGCCTTGCAGCTGCTTAAAAGATGTTTTCAGCTTAGTGGTTCCCATACAGGCGATTTTTGCAAGACGTTCTAATGGAATATCAAAAGCATAGTGGTCATTGAGATAAGCAATCACATTTTTCAGTTGCGCCACATCCTGCTCGGACAAACGTTTCTCTTTACGGGACAGAATTTTTTTCTGTTCTTCCACGACAAGAGATACGGCCTCGGCTACTTTCGCTTCATAGAATAATCCTGCGGCAATCCCATCCCCACGGTAGACCTTTACTTCATGGAGCAATTTAGCCATAGCTGGGAAATCTGTTGTCTGATCGATCTGCCGGAAAGCTGCAAGCGGGCTGATATAATCCCCTGGATATTGCTTTTGGAGATAATCCTCATAGTATGCCGGCATGACTTCGATACCGATGGAACGGATGGGGATTTTTTTGTGGATCAGCGCCTTGTATGGCTTATAACCGCCGATAAAGGCTTTAATACATCCGGCAGACATCCGCCGATAGGGATTTAATTCCTCCCCGGAGATAGATTCATACTGGGTAATGCTTAAGGCTTCTGGCAGGTTAAATTCCATGAAGAAATCTTCGTGAAAATAGAAATCGTGGATTTTAATGTCGTACAGGTCTTTTTTCGCATAGACCCAGTAAAGGCCTTCCCCAAATTCAGGCGATAACCGCCAGCATTGTCCGGCAGAATTGAAGCGGTTATTGCTATCTACCGGGATAAAATGGTTATCTGTTAAAAGCGGCTCATAGTAATCCGCAATAATGCTATTGTTCAAATGACGGCCTCCTTTGAAACGATTGGACGGAGCTTTGCAATGAAAGGACGAAGATGCCCGGAACATATTGCAGACCGCCCGGAAAGTTAGTATCATATAGACCGTGGTTAGCAGCAACTAATCATAATATAACAGATTTCAGGCGGTAGGTCAACCGTTCTTGAAGCAGGAGGAAAAAATATGAGTAATCAAGTAAATGCAAAGGCAGGATTGTCCGTCAAGGACTTAGTAACAACAGGGATTTTCACCGCACTTTTGTTCGTATTTATCATGGTGGGTGGCGTCTTTTTTGCTACCAACCCGATGCTGACCTTTTTCATGCCCGCCGGGAGTGCTCTGCTTGCCGGGCCGGTTTATCTGCTGATGATCGCAAAAGTACATAAGCGCTGGAGTATCACGATCATGGGCGTTATAATGGCCATCATCTGGTTTGTCACCGGTATGCACTGGGCGTTTGCGCTGGGCTATCTCATTATGGCCGTCGTAGCGGATTTTGTCGCCGGTACAAAGCAGTACAAGAGCAAGAAAATCAACAGCCTGTCCTATATCCTTTTCTCCCTGGGCGGAACAGGGTCGTACCTTGTTTTCTTCGCTGATCCCCAGGGCTGGGCACAGACCATGTTGGGAAATGGAACCGAGCAAAGCTATATCGACACCATGCAGGCGACCGCAAACGCGGGAATCTTTATCGCCATGTTTGCCGCTCTCCTTGTAACAGCTTCTATCAGTGCATTTGTGGGCTGCAAAATGCTGAAGAAGCAGTTTGAAAAAGCAGGTATTACAGCATGATGGGTAACACCGTCCAGAAAGGGCTTTGGCTTGACCCGCGGGCCAAGCTCTTTCTTATTTTAATGTGCGTACTGTGTTCCATGTTCGCACCTTCCCTTTCGTATCAGTTTGCACTTGTCCTGCTGATTGCTGTATTGGGAGTGCTTTGCGGAAAGTGGAAATATTCCATAAAAGGGGTCTGCTTTTATGCCGTGGTCTGTGTACTGACGGTCTGGATCATGGCGGCCATGACGGGGACGCTACGGACCATGTTTGTTGCGTTCCTTGGACTGTACCATAAAGTTTATGCTTGTGGGATGCTGGCAGGGATTGTCCTGTCCACAACGAAAGTCAGCGAGTTTTTATCTGCCATGAACC belongs to Qiania dongpingensis and includes:
- a CDS encoding helix-turn-helix transcriptional regulator translates to MNNSIIADYYEPLLTDNHFIPVDSNNRFNSAGQCWRLSPEFGEGLYWVYAKKDLYDIKIHDFYFHEDFFMEFNLPEALSITQYESISGEELNPYRRMSAGCIKAFIGGYKPYKALIHKKIPIRSIGIEVMPAYYEDYLQKQYPGDYISPLAAFRQIDQTTDFPAMAKLLHEVKVYRGDGIAAGLFYEAKVAEAVSLVVEEQKKILSRKEKRLSEQDVAQLKNVIAYLNDHYAFDIPLERLAKIACMGTTKLKTSFKQLQGCTITEYIQQRRMSQAEHLLIDTDFTMGQIAEMIGYSTSSRFAELFRKSTGLLPIEYRKMAQQK
- a CDS encoding MptD family putative ECF transporter S component, which encodes MSNQVNAKAGLSVKDLVTTGIFTALLFVFIMVGGVFFATNPMLTFFMPAGSALLAGPVYLLMIAKVHKRWSITIMGVIMAIIWFVTGMHWAFALGYLIMAVVADFVAGTKQYKSKKINSLSYILFSLGGTGSYLVFFADPQGWAQTMLGNGTEQSYIDTMQATANAGIFIAMFAALLVTASISAFVGCKMLKKQFEKAGITA